A genomic window from Candidatus Liberibacter americanus str. Sao Paulo includes:
- the dut gene encoding dUTP diphosphatase: protein MIDYINISLVRLPHADDLPLPEYKTSGAAGMDLFAALPGNEPMILLQGMRSLVPCGYLIAIPSGYEGQVRPRSGLALSNGITCLNSPGTIDSDYRGEIKVLLINLGQEDFIIKRGMRIAQLVISSFVKAIPQVVPDISLEKTDRDDRGFGSSGLY, encoded by the coding sequence ATGATTGATTATATAAATATATCTCTTGTGCGTCTACCTCATGCAGATGATCTGCCTCTTCCAGAATATAAAACATCTGGAGCTGCAGGTATGGACTTATTTGCTGCGTTGCCAGGAAATGAGCCTATGATTCTATTGCAGGGAATGCGTTCTCTGGTTCCTTGTGGATATCTTATCGCAATACCTTCAGGTTATGAAGGACAGGTAAGGCCTCGTTCTGGCCTTGCATTGAGTAATGGTATAACCTGTCTTAATTCTCCTGGAACTATTGATAGTGATTATAGAGGTGAAATAAAAGTATTGCTAATTAATTTAGGTCAAGAGGATTTTATTATCAAAAGAGGTATGCGTATTGCACAGTTGGTTATATCATCTTTTGTTAAAGCTATTCCTCAAGTAGTACCAGATATTTCTTTAGAAAAAACCGATAGAGATGATAGAGGTTTTGGTTCCAGCGGACTTTACTAG
- a CDS encoding YifB family Mg chelatase-like AAA ATPase: MISKILTVAFQVIEGIPVEVQVMLSPGRIGIQIVGLPDKAVIESREKIQAALYACGLALPNKRITINLAPADLPKEGSHFDLPIILALMASIKAINCESLSNYIALGEINLDGSLAIINGVLPAALCAKKLNKGLICPKICGSEAALVSEDLNIVAADNLIELINHLNKRHIISRPIRSHYKATDNQPDLADIKGQKAVKRALEIAAAGGHNLLMMGPPGAGKSMLASCLPSILPPLSLEEAIEVSMIYSIPGKLYNGNYFLQERPFRNPHYSATTAALIGGGTRALPGEASLAHNGVLFLDELPEFSPHTLDALRQPLETGKCVIARANRKVSYPARIQLIAAMNPCRCGVTMKDDNLCLRGPHCAIEYQSRISAPLMDRIDIYIEVPAVPLEDLFSHNNSESSITVADRVLIARNRQKERLEKMGVTSTCNALCSAKLIEQIAVLDSKSSSIIKQSAQKMLFSARGYHKILKVAKTIADLDSSEIIKTIHIAEAIAYRKKSIYNIK, from the coding sequence ATGATTTCAAAAATTTTAACAGTAGCTTTTCAAGTCATAGAAGGAATACCTGTTGAAGTTCAGGTTATGCTATCTCCTGGCAGAATTGGAATTCAAATAGTTGGACTACCAGATAAAGCTGTTATAGAAAGTCGTGAAAAAATACAAGCAGCACTTTATGCATGCGGACTGGCTTTACCAAATAAAAGAATTACCATCAACCTTGCACCAGCTGATCTACCTAAAGAAGGATCTCATTTTGATTTGCCTATTATTCTAGCTTTAATGGCATCTATTAAAGCAATTAATTGTGAATCATTGTCTAATTATATAGCATTAGGAGAAATAAATCTTGATGGATCATTAGCTATAATAAATGGAGTATTACCTGCAGCTTTATGTGCTAAAAAATTAAATAAAGGTCTTATATGTCCAAAAATTTGTGGATCTGAAGCTGCATTAGTATCAGAAGATCTGAATATAGTAGCAGCTGATAACTTGATAGAATTAATAAATCATTTAAATAAAAGGCATATTATATCTCGACCTATAAGATCCCATTATAAAGCAACTGATAATCAGCCAGACCTAGCAGATATAAAAGGTCAAAAGGCTGTCAAAAGAGCTTTAGAAATAGCAGCAGCTGGAGGTCATAACTTGCTAATGATGGGCCCCCCTGGTGCAGGAAAATCAATGCTTGCATCATGCTTACCATCAATATTGCCTCCTTTATCTCTAGAAGAAGCTATAGAAGTATCTATGATTTACTCTATTCCTGGGAAATTATATAATGGAAATTATTTCTTGCAAGAACGACCTTTTCGTAATCCTCATTATTCTGCAACAACAGCAGCATTAATAGGAGGTGGAACACGAGCATTACCTGGAGAAGCCTCTCTCGCTCATAATGGTGTATTATTCTTAGACGAGTTACCTGAATTCTCACCTCATACACTTGACGCTCTTCGTCAACCGCTTGAAACCGGCAAATGTGTTATAGCACGCGCTAATCGCAAAGTTAGCTATCCTGCACGTATTCAATTAATAGCTGCAATGAATCCTTGTAGATGTGGCGTTACAATGAAAGATGATAATCTATGCCTACGAGGTCCGCATTGTGCAATAGAGTATCAATCTCGTATATCTGCTCCCTTAATGGATAGAATCGACATATATATAGAAGTACCAGCTGTTCCTTTAGAAGATCTTTTTTCACATAATAATTCTGAATCAAGCATAACAGTAGCTGATCGTGTTCTTATAGCAAGAAACAGACAAAAAGAAAGGCTAGAAAAAATGGGTGTTACATCAACTTGTAATGCTCTTTGTTCCGCTAAATTAATAGAACAAATAGCTGTTCTTGATTCAAAAAGCAGTTCTATTATAAAACAATCTGCCCAAAAAATGCTTTTTTCAGCACGAGGATACCATAAGATACTTAAAGTAGCTAAAACTATTGCAGACTTAGATTCATCAGAAATAATTAAAACAATTCACATTGCTGAAGCAATAGCTTATCGTAAAAAATCAATATACAATATAAAATAG
- a CDS encoding chemotaxis sensory transducer — MKNSNKRNRTSYNKSSKDIENDLILKQHKNKNNYRSNKMSEQKKNNLQNEKVQSSNLIYDDDIEYHDKDNYLKQGSNNRYSSEFSPANDLSAGSVIQILQNIGKNSLNMALRNAIIASMLWIVSVLALSIISYVNSSISSFYEFISRPETMILFLTVNIIPVLLFFAFFIMICRARDMHEASQSIAEVALRLMEPETYAADRVVSVGSKVRKEILTMNEGIERAISRANDLENIVRSEVDMLEKNYAKDEDRIQKLVHQLREERESIFEHGMELRSSISEVHESLKEELSITSEEISIHLANATESFSSIVNKRITKLTDVTNKSLTETTEIISSKIDQLLKVLDSASVMITEDFGNRIKFLSKSIDNSGNNLLIRLNNYVSELESNSDKLDAKLNDKYQQFIKSLDSKIFQLADLLLEKQGYITEALDDAMQNLYSSFQEKEGSFHDNIKSITENTFVEFNNRIVALSNNIGKVVGDASRELSESITEFCQFFDKNFNSFGLQLENNIEKVRGYLSKSHNHIDELFLTNIKTIDSNMEDKNKIMADILADKQRSMITTADQNVEKLETVLTNSIDNLTTILEDKCQIIDTDIEKKSSEICSSFNSACQKINNMIFSREELFSNSLVQAQSQFEEALSNRPQDIINSMSENISKLTDTIYDKTMVLAVALSESQKAIDSTLKTHTQDVISKITTAESKLENSFTESSGKVVFCYNNNNKKLEEMLKRNLISIERMLDHKSNQVNNIFENSAKRIDTIICDNTKVVKETFNNSSNDIGLELSKISEQIGNSIGNIKDLTITLEQKCNDLETDLIGHSNQIIHSFDAAKLSINDNFSMHNKSFINSLSDNQSKFENIIVSQSKSVIDSFSKDIKELNDTAYQKATELANSLADSQNKLGITLENHSQNVLKKIFVASDKISESFADRIDSIRLSYENNYKILDEKLFQHIKGLQNILVENSDKIDDTVETASNFIKSVLDENSVRIESLLSCGTDSVNNVLLAAHLKFDQLLKEKSEEINKIVDERSSSISMAVAEKSIELKNSLKEQEYSLRSKFESTNKYLEDLSSKVQDLIQDLVSLIGDTSKSTNDTTERLEKSIVDVNEKLKVCKELFGDDINVFTDEISKVVEIAGQKISQITSKVSQNLLENSDNITNKIVDNTSRLKDEIDGVTNKFIESGRFLEKREEKFRYSLDNFNNNLSEVIIEVDKVVSDRTGEMRSLIEKRIHNIKDIISDINQSLECHSNNMVDKFKEHIQCFESNISATESIIDNNNKSMKSSLDERSNMLDKLLSQRSNEISNAIIGAFNKEESAIANSIDKKICDAANALEKLEELLISDIDKITGRIADNSKNVTTIITDATNSLNEVDERLNGTTNRIVKTAGRIDTVFGETSKSFDNKINNINKISELVLLQMSELVNKLDQNSKNLLKTHESLVKSQAETTIVLDKKAINLTDLTDRLIIKSGEAQKFVLSLLSDIKDVLEKADFLSGKMIDNIKNSLLNSFSNIESSLYKIETRSRDLVKMINSDLADIGDKTIKTIDSNFEIIEGKSYDLSNHMIRKIRSALPNIENIIYDIEQKSDKSMQRFLDSINDKMDSFIQRLSETSNDISNTSDRITGELNNSHDILKRDSINLAKEATESANIVRKTVEEQIAVLKDFQRSVITPMQDGSDFYKKGLMNKNSEKSLIKDKSSSGWLKSLLNFSVNNKEKIISHDKESKMLSISPAIGSIINDIDHFIDYDAFFDLWKRYTQGESNIFSQRLYTIKGQKIFNNLQDKYITDLEFQRDVDTYISDFEKMLAESTRNHNNPSVAQDHITSNYGKVYTILVHASGRNL; from the coding sequence ATGAAGAACAGCAATAAAAGAAATAGAACATCATATAATAAATCGTCCAAAGATATTGAAAACGATTTGATATTAAAACAGCACAAAAATAAGAACAATTATCGGTCTAATAAAATGTCAGAACAAAAGAAAAACAACCTTCAAAACGAAAAAGTCCAATCTTCTAATCTGATATATGATGATGATATAGAATATCATGATAAAGATAATTACCTTAAACAAGGTAGTAATAATCGTTATTCCTCAGAATTTTCACCTGCAAATGATTTAAGTGCTGGAAGTGTAATCCAGATACTTCAAAATATTGGGAAAAATTCCTTAAATATGGCGCTACGTAATGCCATAATTGCTTCTATGCTCTGGATTGTGTCCGTATTAGCATTATCGATAATATCTTATGTTAATTCATCTATAAGCTCGTTTTATGAATTCATATCAAGGCCAGAAACAATGATATTGTTTCTAACAGTGAATATAATACCTGTTTTGCTGTTTTTTGCATTTTTCATAATGATATGCCGTGCAAGGGATATGCATGAAGCATCTCAATCAATAGCAGAAGTTGCGCTTCGTCTTATGGAGCCAGAAACATATGCTGCTGATAGAGTTGTATCGGTTGGCAGTAAAGTTCGTAAAGAAATTTTGACAATGAACGAAGGGATAGAACGTGCCATATCCCGAGCAAATGATTTAGAAAATATAGTTCGTTCTGAAGTAGATATGCTTGAAAAGAACTATGCAAAAGACGAAGATAGAATTCAGAAACTGGTTCACCAACTAAGAGAGGAGCGTGAGTCTATATTTGAGCATGGAATGGAGCTCCGCAGTTCCATATCTGAAGTGCACGAATCTCTAAAAGAAGAACTTTCCATAACTAGTGAAGAAATTTCTATTCATCTTGCAAATGCAACGGAATCATTTTCTTCAATTGTTAATAAGCGAATAACAAAATTAACTGATGTAACCAATAAATCCTTAACCGAAACAACAGAAATAATTTCTTCTAAGATAGATCAATTGCTAAAAGTTCTTGATTCTGCATCTGTCATGATTACGGAAGATTTTGGAAATCGTATTAAGTTTTTATCTAAGTCTATTGATAATTCAGGCAATAATCTTCTAATTCGTTTAAATAATTATGTGTCAGAATTAGAGAGCAATTCTGACAAATTAGATGCAAAATTAAATGATAAATACCAGCAGTTCATAAAATCTTTGGATTCTAAGATATTTCAACTGGCTGATTTATTGTTAGAAAAACAGGGATATATTACAGAAGCATTAGATGATGCAATGCAGAATTTATATTCCTCTTTTCAGGAAAAAGAAGGTTCTTTTCATGATAATATTAAATCAATTACAGAAAATACATTCGTAGAGTTTAATAATCGTATAGTTGCGCTAAGCAATAATATTGGCAAAGTTGTTGGAGATGCTTCAAGGGAATTAAGTGAAAGCATTACAGAATTTTGCCAATTTTTTGACAAGAACTTTAATTCTTTTGGATTGCAATTAGAAAATAACATAGAAAAAGTTCGTGGATATCTTTCAAAATCACATAATCACATAGATGAATTATTCCTTACTAATATAAAAACTATTGATTCTAATATGGAAGACAAGAATAAGATTATGGCTGATATCCTTGCTGATAAGCAAAGGAGCATGATCACTACTGCTGATCAAAATGTAGAAAAATTAGAAACTGTCCTTACAAATAGTATCGATAATTTAACAACTATACTTGAAGATAAGTGTCAAATAATTGACACAGATATTGAGAAAAAGTCTTCGGAAATTTGCTCTTCATTTAATTCTGCATGTCAAAAAATTAATAATATGATTTTTAGTAGAGAAGAATTGTTTTCAAATTCTCTAGTTCAGGCACAATCTCAGTTTGAAGAAGCACTTTCTAACAGACCTCAAGATATTATCAATTCTATGTCTGAGAACATAAGTAAGCTAACTGATACTATTTATGATAAAACAATGGTGTTGGCTGTAGCTTTATCTGAGAGCCAAAAAGCTATTGATAGTACCCTTAAAACACATACTCAAGATGTTATAAGTAAAATAACAACTGCAGAATCTAAGTTAGAAAATTCATTTACTGAAAGCTCAGGTAAGGTTGTTTTTTGCTATAATAACAACAATAAGAAGCTTGAAGAAATGCTAAAAAGAAATCTAATATCCATTGAGAGGATGCTTGATCACAAAAGCAATCAAGTCAATAACATTTTTGAAAACTCTGCTAAACGCATTGATACCATCATATGCGATAATACAAAAGTCGTAAAAGAAACATTCAATAATAGTAGTAATGATATTGGATTAGAGTTATCAAAAATCAGCGAACAAATTGGAAATTCTATAGGTAATATAAAAGATCTTACAATAACTTTAGAACAAAAATGTAATGATTTAGAAACTGATCTTATAGGACACTCAAATCAGATTATTCACTCTTTTGATGCCGCTAAATTATCTATAAACGATAATTTTTCTATGCATAATAAAAGTTTCATCAATTCCTTATCAGATAATCAATCAAAATTTGAGAATATTATTGTATCTCAATCTAAGAGTGTTATTGATTCATTTTCTAAAGATATTAAGGAATTGAACGATACGGCATATCAAAAAGCTACTGAACTAGCTAATTCCCTTGCTGACAGTCAAAATAAATTAGGCATAACGTTAGAAAATCATTCTCAAAATGTGTTAAAGAAGATTTTTGTTGCTAGTGATAAAATCAGTGAATCTTTTGCTGATAGAATTGATAGCATTAGACTTTCTTATGAAAATAATTATAAAATTTTAGATGAAAAACTTTTCCAGCATATAAAAGGATTGCAAAATATCCTTGTTGAAAACAGTGATAAAATAGATGATACAGTTGAGACTGCATCTAATTTTATTAAATCTGTTCTAGATGAAAATTCTGTAAGAATTGAAAGCTTGTTAAGTTGTGGTACTGATTCGGTAAATAATGTTTTACTAGCTGCTCATCTAAAATTTGATCAATTATTAAAAGAAAAATCAGAAGAAATTAATAAAATTGTTGATGAAAGATCTTCTTCTATTTCCATGGCTGTCGCTGAAAAATCCATAGAATTAAAAAATAGTTTGAAAGAACAAGAATATTCATTGCGCAGTAAATTTGAATCTACCAATAAATATCTAGAGGATTTATCTTCTAAAGTTCAAGATTTGATACAAGATTTAGTTTCATTAATTGGAGATACATCTAAATCTACAAATGATACCACTGAAAGATTGGAAAAATCCATCGTCGATGTAAATGAAAAACTTAAAGTATGTAAAGAATTATTTGGAGATGATATTAATGTATTTACAGATGAAATATCAAAAGTTGTAGAAATTGCAGGGCAAAAAATTTCTCAAATAACGAGTAAAGTATCACAAAATTTATTAGAAAATAGCGATAATATTACTAATAAAATAGTAGACAATACATCACGTCTTAAAGACGAAATAGATGGTGTTACAAATAAATTTATTGAAAGCGGTCGCTTCTTAGAGAAGAGAGAAGAAAAATTCCGTTATAGCCTAGATAATTTTAATAATAATCTTTCAGAAGTTATTATAGAAGTTGATAAAGTTGTTTCAGATCGTACTGGTGAGATGCGATCATTAATAGAAAAACGTATCCATAATATCAAAGATATAATTTCTGATATTAATCAATCATTAGAGTGTCACAGTAATAATATGGTTGATAAGTTTAAAGAGCATATCCAATGCTTTGAATCTAATATTTCTGCAACAGAATCTATAATCGATAACAATAATAAATCAATGAAGTCATCTCTCGATGAGCGTTCTAATATGTTAGATAAATTGTTGTCGCAACGTTCTAATGAAATATCTAACGCGATTATTGGAGCTTTTAATAAAGAAGAAAGCGCTATAGCAAATAGTATTGATAAAAAAATCTGTGATGCTGCCAATGCACTTGAAAAACTTGAAGAATTATTAATAAGCGATATTGATAAAATTACTGGTAGAATTGCTGATAACAGTAAAAATGTAACAACAATCATTACTGATGCAACTAATTCTCTAAATGAAGTAGATGAAAGATTGAATGGAACAACAAATCGTATAGTCAAAACAGCAGGAAGAATCGATACTGTTTTTGGTGAAACATCTAAATCGTTTGATAATAAAATTAATAATATTAATAAAATATCTGAATTAGTTCTATTACAAATGTCTGAATTAGTTAATAAACTAGATCAAAACTCTAAAAATCTTTTGAAAACTCATGAGTCTCTAGTAAAATCACAGGCTGAAACAACTATCGTGTTAGATAAGAAAGCAATTAATTTAACAGATTTAACAGATAGATTGATTATTAAATCAGGAGAAGCGCAAAAGTTTGTTTTATCCCTATTATCAGATATAAAAGATGTTCTTGAGAAGGCTGACTTCCTTTCAGGAAAAATGATAGATAATATCAAAAATAGTCTTTTAAATTCCTTCTCGAATATAGAATCTAGTTTGTATAAAATAGAAACTCGTAGCCGCGATTTAGTTAAAATGATTAACAGTGATTTAGCTGATATTGGGGATAAAACTATTAAAACCATCGATAGTAACTTTGAAATAATAGAAGGTAAATCATATGATTTATCAAATCATATGATAAGAAAAATAAGATCAGCTTTACCTAATATTGAAAATATCATATATGATATTGAACAAAAATCGGATAAGTCTATGCAAAGGTTTTTGGATTCTATTAACGATAAGATGGATTCATTTATTCAAAGACTATCAGAGACAAGTAATGATATATCTAATACATCCGATAGAATAACTGGAGAGTTGAATAATTCTCATGATATTTTAAAACGTGATTCTATAAATTTAGCAAAAGAAGCTACTGAAAGTGCTAATATTGTGCGCAAAACTGTAGAAGAACAAATCGCTGTTTTAAAAGATTTTCAAAGGTCAGTTATTACTCCTATGCAAGATGGATCTGATTTTTATAAAAAAGGTTTAATGAATAAAAATTCAGAAAAATCATTAATAAAAGATAAATCTTCTAGTGGATGGTTGAAAAGTTTACTGAATTTTTCTGTAAATAATAAAGAAAAAATAATATCTCATGATAAAGAAAGTAAAATGTTATCGATTTCTCCTGCTATAGGATCTATTATAAATGATATTGATCATTTCATTGACTATGATGCTTTTTTTGACTTATGGAAGCGTTATACACAAGGAGAAAGCAATATATTTAGCCAGCGCTTGTATACCATAAAAGGACAAAAAATATTTAATAATTTACAAGATAAATATATAACCGATTTAGAATTTCAACGTGATGTTGATACATATATCTCTGATTTTGAAAAAATGTTAGCTGAAAGTACTCGCAATCATAATAATCCTTCTGTAGCACAAGATCATATCACATCTAACTACGGTAAAGTTTACACGATTCTTGTACATGCTTCTGGAAGAAATTTATAA
- the folP gene encoding dihydropteroate synthase, giving the protein MEKDFYRIWKTAHNRSINIDYKPLIMAIINVTPNSFSDGGDYLIAEKAISHSINCLEEGADIIDIGGESTNPNAVPISAKEEQARIIPVIEELSNITDAIISVDTYRSETAKLAIRAGAHIINDVFGLQHDKNMAATIAKYGAGVCIMHTGRNRTKLCEVFEDQFYFLKKSLEIAFREGINRDCIVLDPGFGFSKNTKENLSIIADFSKFNQLDFPILVGVSRKRFLGKITGRNRSLDRDCSTAVANCLLRVAGANIFRVHNVKINIDALRLTDAVIQSKSIYTHDSLGDKE; this is encoded by the coding sequence ATGGAAAAAGATTTTTATCGTATTTGGAAAACTGCCCATAATCGCAGCATAAATATAGATTATAAACCACTTATTATGGCAATTATTAATGTTACTCCAAATTCATTCTCTGATGGAGGGGATTATTTAATTGCTGAAAAAGCTATTTCCCATTCTATCAATTGTTTAGAAGAGGGGGCTGATATTATTGATATTGGAGGAGAATCTACAAATCCTAATGCTGTGCCAATAAGCGCAAAAGAAGAGCAGGCTCGTATTATCCCTGTTATAGAAGAATTATCTAATATTACAGATGCTATTATTTCAGTTGATACATATAGATCTGAAACGGCTAAATTAGCCATTAGAGCAGGAGCACATATTATTAATGATGTATTTGGATTGCAACATGATAAAAATATGGCCGCAACAATTGCAAAATATGGAGCTGGTGTTTGTATTATGCATACGGGGCGTAATCGCACAAAGCTTTGCGAAGTTTTTGAAGATCAATTTTATTTTTTAAAAAAATCTTTAGAAATTGCTTTTCGTGAAGGTATAAATCGTGATTGTATAGTTCTTGATCCAGGTTTTGGATTTTCAAAAAATACTAAAGAAAACCTTTCCATAATAGCAGATTTTTCAAAATTTAATCAGCTTGATTTCCCAATATTAGTTGGTGTCTCAAGAAAAAGATTTTTAGGGAAAATAACAGGAAGGAATAGATCCTTAGATCGAGATTGCAGCACTGCTGTGGCAAATTGCCTATTGAGAGTTGCTGGAGCAAATATTTTTAGAGTGCATAACGTGAAAATCAATATAGATGCTTTGCGTCTAACTGATGCTGTTATACAGTCTAAAAGTATTTATACACACGATAGTTTAGGTGATAAGGAATGA
- the folB gene encoding dihydroneopterin aldolase — translation MSKNYIIFLKNCAFFSNHGVYKEEEIKGQRFFVDIEMEIIKDSVLESDSLESTIDYSDVFAITEKVIMGTRHNLIESLASSIAKKLLKEFKRIVRVVVTVRKPSASIKGILDYVETRVEYTD, via the coding sequence GTGTCGAAAAATTATATAATATTTTTAAAAAATTGTGCCTTTTTCTCTAATCATGGTGTTTATAAAGAAGAAGAAATTAAAGGACAGCGTTTTTTTGTTGATATAGAAATGGAGATTATAAAAGATTCTGTCTTAGAGAGTGATAGTTTAGAAAGTACAATCGACTATAGTGATGTTTTTGCTATAACGGAAAAAGTTATTATGGGTACAAGACATAATCTTATCGAGTCTCTTGCTTCTAGTATTGCAAAAAAATTGCTTAAAGAATTTAAAAGAATAGTACGTGTTGTTGTTACTGTAAGAAAACCCAGCGCATCGATTAAAGGTATACTTGATTATGTGGAAACCAGAGTTGAGTATACCGATTAG
- the folK gene encoding 2-amino-4-hydroxy-6-hydroxymethyldihydropteridine diphosphokinase — protein MSIPIRQDHDIVAIGIGSNIGNKKQYIVQALRLINDHKDCEILSVSRLYQTPPWGKKDQDLFLNAAALIKTQIMPNEFLDILLSIENNLNRKRDQLWGARTIDLDILLFGNLECITDRLTIPHPYITKRGFVIVPLADIAPHIVINGLFVKEWLFRIDTSNINVINDNYDWWLNFD, from the coding sequence TTGAGTATACCGATTAGGCAAGATCATGATATTGTCGCAATTGGAATAGGAAGCAACATTGGCAATAAAAAACAATATATTGTTCAAGCTTTAAGATTAATTAATGATCATAAGGATTGTGAAATATTATCTGTATCACGTCTATATCAAACGCCTCCTTGGGGTAAAAAAGATCAGGATCTTTTTTTGAATGCTGCGGCTCTTATTAAAACACAAATTATGCCTAACGAATTTTTGGATATTTTATTGTCTATTGAAAATAATTTAAATAGAAAACGTGACCAATTATGGGGGGCTCGCACAATTGATCTTGATATTCTTTTATTCGGTAATCTTGAATGTATAACAGATCGATTAACAATACCTCATCCATATATTACCAAAAGAGGTTTTGTAATAGTGCCATTAGCAGATATCGCTCCTCACATAGTAATTAATGGTTTATTTGTGAAAGAATGGCTTTTTAGAATCGATACTTCGAATATTAATGTTATTAATGATAATTATGATTGGTGGCTTAATTTTGATTAA
- a CDS encoding septal ring lytic transglycosylase RlpA family protein has product MDKSYFLHLLKIVLIFISVLSINSCFVMTNRNLVNQDNEYFPESRYGVSASERVVFGKAVPKGGGYYVLGKPYQIKGRHYIPREYISYAVIGTASWYGSAFHGRLTANGEIYDTESLTAAHPTLPLPSYVRVTNLENGLSIVVRVNDRGPYHDDRLIDLSNAAARILMIENRGVVKVHAHYLGMAMLGGNDRQYLLSSLKLHSKPILLPVGCEYKEKVVRIPYLLTTSHIVSLTDCSDRNLQNQLLSSNKRKNYSVIPTPIIHSKYLNKKQRKIYIPVHLKKYYKN; this is encoded by the coding sequence TTGGATAAGTCATATTTTCTACATTTGCTAAAAATAGTTTTAATTTTTATTTCTGTTCTAAGTATTAATTCTTGTTTTGTCATGACTAATAGAAACTTAGTTAATCAGGATAATGAATATTTTCCAGAAAGTAGATATGGCGTAAGTGCTAGCGAACGTGTTGTTTTTGGTAAAGCTGTTCCCAAAGGGGGAGGCTATTATGTTTTAGGGAAACCTTATCAAATTAAAGGTAGGCATTATATCCCTAGGGAATATATTTCATATGCTGTAATTGGAACTGCTTCTTGGTATGGTTCTGCATTTCACGGGCGTTTAACTGCTAATGGTGAGATTTATGATACAGAATCTCTTACTGCTGCTCATCCGACGCTTCCTTTACCAAGTTATGTACGTGTAACCAATTTAGAAAATGGTTTATCTATTGTCGTTCGTGTAAATGATCGTGGGCCGTATCACGATGATCGTCTTATAGATCTTTCCAATGCGGCTGCAAGAATTCTTATGATCGAAAATAGAGGCGTTGTAAAGGTACACGCTCATTATCTTGGAATGGCGATGTTAGGTGGAAATGATCGTCAATACCTATTATCCTCACTCAAATTGCATAGCAAGCCAATTTTATTGCCTGTAGGATGCGAATATAAAGAGAAAGTTGTTAGGATTCCATATCTTTTAACAACCAGTCACATCGTATCATTGACTGATTGTAGTGATAGAAATTTACAAAATCAGCTTCTTTCTTCAAATAAACGAAAAAATTATAGTGTTATTCCAACTCCTATAATACATTCTAAATATTTGAATAAAAAACAAAGGAAAATATATATTCCTGTACATTTAAAGAAATACTATAAAAATTAA
- a CDS encoding NYN domain-containing protein: MFDSNEKIVLFIDGANLYAASKALGFDIDYRKLLKAFKSRANVWRAYYYTVIVGDAEQQYSPLHPLLDWLHYNGFKVVAKNAKEFTDSTGRKKIKTSMEIELAVDAFEQSQGVDSLVIFSGDGDFTTLVEALQRRSKKITIVSTVLSNPPMVSDQLRRQADNFIDLAYLKNEIQRDSVEDDPTAEQLLPDDIINNMV; this comes from the coding sequence ATGTTTGATTCTAATGAAAAAATTGTTCTTTTTATTGATGGAGCAAATCTTTATGCCGCTTCTAAAGCATTGGGATTTGATATTGATTATCGCAAGCTTCTAAAAGCATTTAAATCACGTGCTAATGTATGGAGAGCATATTATTATACTGTTATTGTTGGAGATGCAGAACAACAATATTCGCCTTTACATCCTTTGCTTGATTGGTTGCACTATAACGGGTTCAAAGTCGTCGCAAAAAATGCAAAAGAATTTACGGATTCTACAGGACGAAAAAAAATTAAAACAAGTATGGAAATTGAATTAGCAGTTGATGCTTTTGAACAATCTCAGGGAGTTGATAGTCTTGTAATATTTTCAGGGGATGGCGATTTTACAACATTGGTAGAAGCTCTTCAAAGAAGATCTAAGAAGATTACTATTGTTTCAACAGTTCTATCAAATCCTCCTATGGTTTCTGATCAGCTACGTCGCCAAGCAGATAATTTTATAGATCTTGCTTATTTAAAGAACGAGATTCAACGAGATTCCGTTGAGGATGACCCTACTGCAGAACAGTTGCTTCCTGATGATATAATAAATAACATGGTATAA